Within Acanthochromis polyacanthus isolate Apoly-LR-REF ecotype Palm Island chromosome 3, KAUST_Apoly_ChrSc, whole genome shotgun sequence, the genomic segment gcctgtttcattagtttgtttttttaaataattatgttaatcaacaattcaaaagtaatggctgtttttgattatttaattttcaataaatttttatttattgttacttttgtgagtttcaagtcatttcagtgagaattgtgggtttttccttctttaactgaggggtaccaacaattttgtccacgtgtgtaatggcagataaagatccagggggacccagccgtaaaagaaagcttcacgagtcctacgcaactttctggaggggggcgtttcttcgtaaatgttaagaggggggaggttagagggggagagggagaggttgtatgtgcgcatgcgcatgctacgttcaaagtcgtaggaaattaaatctcctctaatgcctttaaagttgTCACTGTGTAAGTGTTGCTAATTAAatcacactaacacacacaaaccagtaGCTAACAAGAGTTCACAATAACTAAAGCTGCCGGCCTACATCGAATGTCACACTCTCTTCTTAAAGGCAGTCATATTGGAGATTCAAACACAAGGGGTGCTGCTGCACTTTAGTCAACACACATGTATTTAAAGAGCTCAGCTGACACACAGGTGAGGTTATTTAGAGATCCTCTTTGTGCCAGACTTCCCCATCAGGCTGCTCTCTCCACTTCAGGGTGACTCCACTCACTCCTTCCTCCTCCAGTCTGTCCTGGAGCTGAGAGACACACATGGCAGCCATTGTCAAACATCCACTCATACTGAAATCTGTGGCATTTGTTGGAGGCTAGCTCACATTTGCTCTGTGATCACTGCTCCCAGAATGGTGGGAAGGTAAAATGTGTGGGATGTCTGAGGATGGAGTTTGGAGACTTGCCTTTTTCAGGAGCGCCGCTTTCACAGCAGGGTCGTTCAGATCCACACAGGAGTCGTCCAGTTTGATCCTCAGCTTCACCACCCGCTTCACTTTTATTagaaagacacagacagacagaagtgGAAAAATTAAACATGCTTGGAATGGCTTCTGTGATATCAAACAtgtgaatgtaaataaatgagcaGTGAGGAGCAGTAAAGCACTCACCGGCTGGGGTGTTGCAGACAAATGGTAACCTTCTTTCACAGAGCAAAAAGCTCCATTTTCCTGATCTGCTCAGAGATGAAGCACCACAAAAGACTTTATCTGAGCCGAATGGGTCTACATCATCATCGAAGTGGCGGAAGACGAAGCTGCTCCACTCAGACCAGTTAAAAACAGGATCTCTGAATAAGCCAATCCATGCAGCATTCACCCGGTGGTTGGCTCTTGAGTCGAAGACGTTGTCGTATTCTGCTTCGTTCCTCACAGTGGCCAGGTCTATGTAGTTGTCTCTGCAGTACTTCTGAGAATAGGACCAAGTCCCGTGATGGCTAACCACAGAAACAAATTCAGGATTCTGTTGGGTTCCTGCAATTTGAAGGAGAAGATGAGCTCACATATTGAATtaaaaaagtgttgttttttttttaaagacagaagtgagtacacccaTGTGCAAAATCACTTCATGACACATGATTCAACTTTGTATCAACGCTCAGTGAATATTGTTTCTAAGTTATATTGAAAATACAAGCCCCAAGCCAGAGCATCTCTGGTTTTcaaccaacaaaaacagcacGTCACCCCACTGTTCAGATCACTTCACAAATTAAATATTCTGACACTGGCATTCAGAACTACAATGACAACAGCTCTCTAATCCCTGAAttctctcattcaggtctacactccgTCCTGCTCACTACGGTCAGACAACAAAAGGCGCCTGATCCAGCCACCCCAACAGGGCCTGTCGAGAGCTACACTCCTCTCCTCTGTGGTTTGCAGTGGTGGAACCATTTTTTCTTCAAGAACAGATTAAAAACCCAGCTCTTCCCTCAACTCCTTtacacttgacagactgcaaaaaaatagtaatactaataataataataaaaaaacactgcCAATGCACTGCCTAGAGGCACCACGGTCCTATTGTCAcactttaacttttttttcatggctcttatccaggttgttttctcctggctagatccttgcttgtgttgcatcTATTGTCAGATGTATGGATGAAAGTGTCTGCTGAATGAAATTGTACAGTTGTAGAACTGAAGGAGTGAGTCATCAAAATCAGAAGTGGACAGATTagtattcaaaaaataaaattaaaaaatagaatgcTGAATCATgtgaggggctgcacagtggcttggtgttTAGcacaggatctttctgcatggagtttgcatgttctccctgtgcatgcgtgggttttctccgggcacttcggcttcctcccgcattcaaaaacatgctgaggttaattgattattctaaattgcatgtaggtgtgaatgtgagtgtgattgtgtgtctgtatatgtagccctgtgacggactggcgacctgtccagggtgtctcctgccttcatcctaaatcagctgggatagactccagcccctccacaaccctaatgaggattaagtggtgtatagagaatagatggatggatcatATGACGTTTACATGATATTGAAAAGGAGTGtactaacttttttttaatcctgtATATGATTATATATATCCTTACCTTTGTAACACACCATCGGGAGGAAAATGTCACAGCGAAGAGATTCCCATGGTCCAGTGGGGCTAGTGGCCACACACATTTCACTTGTGAGATAATTGGGTTCACCATCTGCCCAAAACCTGTACTCAGCCCTGCTGCCATCTGACCATCTCCAGTTGACTTCAGCAAACGCACCAATCCACACCTCAGAGTTGTAGCCAGTGGAGGAAAGTGTGTCGATAAGTCGGTTCATTTCGGTCGTGTTGCCTATACGTGGCCAGGTCTGTGAATCTCTCTCTGCAGTAGGCCTGAGCTTCATACCAAGTCAAAGGTTGGTTCACAACGTAGTACTGACGGAGAGGGCAGGAGGGGAGGATGAACCACCCTGTGAGAAACACAAGACACCAGAACTTTAGAAAATACAAGGC encodes:
- the LOC127533274 gene encoding C-type mannose receptor 2-like — its product is MKLRPTAERDSQTWPRIGNTTEMNRLIDTLSSTGYNSEVWIGAFAEVNWRWSDGSRAEYRFWADGEPNYLTSEMCVATSPTGPWESLRCDIFLPMVCYKGTQQNPEFVSVVSHHGTWSYSQKYCRDNYIDLATVRNEAEYDNVFDSRANHRVNAAWIGLFRDPVFNWSEWSSFVFRHFDDDVDPFGSDKVFCGASSLSRSGKWSFLLCERRLPFVCNTPAVKRVVKLRIKLDDSCVDLNDPAVKAALLKKLQDRLEEEGVSGVTLKWREQPDGEVWHKEDL